In the Heteronotia binoei isolate CCM8104 ecotype False Entrance Well chromosome 13, APGP_CSIRO_Hbin_v1, whole genome shotgun sequence genome, one interval contains:
- the SWSAP1 gene encoding LOW QUALITY PROTEIN: ATPase SWSAP1 (The sequence of the model RefSeq protein was modified relative to this genomic sequence to represent the inferred CDS: substituted 1 base at 1 genomic stop codon) encodes MAGSPPPPPPAGALLVLGRASSGRSALLFRAALAAAASSSSSWPGRVLFVAPRPLQRLPAAPAAAPARALQEAAGPTXSLTLSLSFLQRIQFLYPASLQELLRLLASLHETCPSSLSLMVLDSLEEYLASCPGPHAAAQLAALLLDTVNHFSQKGSAGPAGCRLLVSVRLPGEGGDGAEQLSAVQRYFLAQCWLHPETPQSGSSDGQGVTKLVRARLSQPGTEDQEWLLTFEPQEEMKVSPLPCPRGGERPPATGTHSILDLWWFSWT; translated from the exons ATGGCggggtctcctcctcctcctcctcccgccggGGCGCTGCTGGTGCTGGGCCGGGCCTCGTCGGGCCGCTCCGCCCTGCTCTTCCGCGCCGCCctggccgccgccgcctcctcctcctcctcgtggcCGGGCCGCGTCCTCTTCGTGGCGCCGCGGCCCCTCCAGCGCCTgcccgccgcccccgccgccgcccccgcccgAGCCCTGCAG GAGGCCGCTGGGCCCACCTGATCCCTCAcactctccctttccttcctccagAGAATCCAGTTCTTGTACCCGGCCTCCCTGCAGGAGTTGCTCCGGCTGCTGGCCTCCTTGCACGAGACCTGTCCCAGCAGCCTGTCTCTGATGGTGCTGGACAGCTTGGAGGAATACCTGGCCAGTTGCCCTGGGCCTCACGCGGCTGCCCAGCTGGCAGCCTTGCTGCTGGACACAGTGAACCACTTCAGCCAGAAAGGCAGTGCGGGGCCTGCCGGCTGCCGGCTCCTGGTTTCCGTGAGGCTCCCGGGAGAAGGTGGAGACGGAGCGGAGCAGCTCTCCGCCGTCCAGCGCTACTTCCTGGCCCAGTGCTGGCTGCATCCGGAGACACCACAGAGCGGGAGTTCGGACGGCCAGGGGGTCACCAAGCTAGTCAGAGCGCGGCTCTCCCAGCCGGGGACCGAAGACCAGGAGTGGCTGCTGACGTTTGAGCCGCAGGAGGAGATGAAGGTTTCTCCACTTCCATGCCCAAGGGGTGGCGAGAGGCCACCTGCCACGGGAACTCACAGCATCCTGGACCTTTGGTGGTTCTCCTGGACCTGA
- the EPOR gene encoding erythropoietin receptor, whose translation MEEPGGTRWEAAFLALLLWASGSSPGGAAFLGTGFDYKAARVLTDEESSPKCFSQNLEDLACLWEMPQPPGGEGQNRTVYSFLYKFEDETTLKSCDLRVETTAWNTTRYTCLFQRGHIAAFSPIEVHVLEGQQASNTSLFSRKVLLNQVVFLDPPSNLSVRLMDAPGQLNVSWQGPPLPFLGSSIIYEVKISPEGSSAQVLEVGNGRTSCLLTSLKGQSRYSLAVRAKPDGVSFNGYWSAWSQAVAVTTSSTVDPLILALSVILVLITLLLAFIALMSHRRFLKRKIWPAIPTPEHEFRDLFTIYKGNFQLWLGHQSVYLWCSQSPPLLEEQPFLLEILSKCGPPPPPPLPPKARGSAELPTSREASQDDEYLVLDEDVLPCGPEAGDSLLSEDGATSESSRGVAVGTQEASQASSSFEYTVLDPSSESLAPWECPAEPRLKSTYQMVSDSGISADYSPVGSNVGQAGLYTNLCEGGIQPPPFLPTYIVCT comes from the exons ctgCTCGTGTGCTGACAGATGAGGAGTCCAGCCCCAAATGTTTCTCGCAGAACCTGGAGGACCTGGCCTGCTTATGGGAGATGCCCCAACCcccagggggggaggggcagaacaGGACCGTCTACTCCTTCCTCTACAAATTCGA GGATGAGACCACACTGAAGTCCTGCGACCTGAGAGTGGAGACCACGGCCTGGAATACGACCCGCTACACTTGCCTCTTCCAAAGGGGGCACATTGCGGCCTTCTCGCCCATTGAGGTCCACGTCTTGGAGGGGCAGCAGGCCTCCAACACCTCCCTcttctccaggaaagtcctgctgAACCAAGTCG TCTTCCTGGACCCCCCCTCTAACCTGAGCGTGCGGCTGATGGATGCCCCCGGGCAGCTCAACGTCAGCTGGCAGGGCCCCCCCCTGCCCTTCCTGGGCAGCAGTATCATCTATGAGGTGAAGATCTCTCCCGAGGGCTCCTCAGCCCAGGTG CTGGAGGTCGGCAACGGGCGTACCTCCTGCCTCCTCACAAGCCTGAAGGGCCAAAGCCGCTACTCCCTGGCTGTGAGGGCCAAGCCAGACGGAGTCAGCTTCAACGGCTACTGGAGCGCCTGGTCCCAGGCCGTGGCCGTCACCACCAGCAGCA CTGTGGACCCCCTCATCCTGGCCCTCTCTGTCATCCTGGTGCTGATCACCCTCCTTTTGGCCTTCATCGCCCTGATGTCTCACCGCAG GTTTCTGAAGAGGAAGATCTGGCCTGCCATCCCCACCCCAGAACACGAGTTCAGGGACCTTTTCACCATCTACAAGGGGAACTTCCAG CTGTGGCTGGGCCACCAGAGCGTCTACCTGTGGTGCAGCCAGAGCCCCCCCCTGCTGGAGGAGCAGCCCTTCCTGCTGGAGATCCTCTCGAAGTgcggccctcctcctcctccccctctccctcccaagGCCCGGGGCTCAGCGGAGCTCCCCACTTCCCGGGAGGCATCTCAGGATGACGAGTACCTGGTCCTGGACGAAGACGTGCTGCCCTGCGGCCCTGAGGCGGGTGACTCTCTGCTTTCCGAGGATGGAGCCACGAGTGAGAGCAGCAGGGGCGTGGCGGTGGGGACCCAGGAGGCCAGCCAGGCCTCCTCCAGCTTCGAGTACACGGTGCTTGACCCCAGCTCCGAGAGCCTCGCCCCGTGGGAGTGCCCGGCAGAGCCCCGGCTGAAGAGCACCTACCAGATGGTGTCCGACTCTGGGATCTCTGCCGACTACAGCCCCGTGGGCTCCAATGTCGGCCAGGCCGGCTTGTACACCAACCTCTGCGAAGGAGGAATCCAGCCGCCCCCCTTCCTGCCCACCTACATCGTGTGCACGTAG